The following proteins are co-located in the Paenibacillus sp. FSL H8-0079 genome:
- a CDS encoding DUF1349 domain-containing protein: protein MSADFIGLHEGKWTTEPVAARMDGDRFVVEAQEGSDFWEKTFYGFCHRNGHAMLTPWDGTEAIEVSFDLSSFTELYDQAGLMLWYGEDQWIKAGVEVNDGVAHVGAVVTDTYSDWSLSPVPEWGGRIVTIRASYSNEAVVIRARTDEHAWRTIRVARFAHPTNKQAGPFLCSPKRAGFEVAFTKWKSTAPDEDLHTDPPITD from the coding sequence ATGTCAGCGGATTTTATAGGCCTGCATGAAGGCAAGTGGACCACGGAACCCGTTGCTGCGCGGATGGATGGGGATCGTTTCGTCGTGGAAGCTCAGGAAGGCAGTGACTTCTGGGAGAAAACATTCTATGGATTCTGTCATCGGAATGGACACGCCATGCTTACACCATGGGATGGGACGGAAGCAATCGAAGTATCTTTCGATCTGAGTTCATTTACCGAATTGTATGATCAGGCGGGATTAATGTTATGGTACGGAGAAGATCAATGGATCAAGGCTGGAGTTGAGGTCAATGATGGCGTAGCTCACGTTGGAGCCGTCGTAACGGATACGTATTCCGATTGGTCATTATCTCCTGTGCCAGAGTGGGGTGGACGGATCGTAACGATTAGAGCCTCTTACAGTAATGAGGCAGTTGTCATCCGTGCTCGCACAGACGAGCATGCCTGGCGTACGATTCGGGTTGCACGGTTTGCCCATCCGACGAACAAACAAGCAGGTCCATTTCTGTGTTCACCGAAGCGTGCAGGATTCGAGGTAGCCTTTACCAAGTGGAAATCCACCGCACCCGATGAAGACTTGCACACAGATCCACCGATTACGGATTAA